In one Bacteroidota bacterium genomic region, the following are encoded:
- a CDS encoding DNA gyrase/topoisomerase IV subunit A, whose product MTQDKLQSNGHGPGDHHGQVATMYESWFLEYASYVILERAVPYLDDGLKPVQRRVLHSMWELEDGRYNKVANVIGHTMKYHPHGDVSIGDALVQMGQKDLLIDTQGNWGNIYTGDSSAAARYIEARLSKFALEVVFNPKTSIWQASYDGRNKEPVTLPVKFPLLLAQGVEGIAVGLACKILPHNFCELIEASIDIIRGKKVSIVPDFITGGVADFSKYNEGLRGGRIRVRAVIEKLSKKMLAIREIPFGTTTSSLIDSILTANEKGKIKVKKVEDNTAAKVEIIIHLHPESSEDVDKTIEALYAFTDCEVSISPNSCVIVDGSPKFLSVNEILRLCALNTQELLRRELQIRLAELEEGWHFSSLEKIFIEKRIYRNIEECETWEAVIETIHKGLKPYKKRFFREITDEDVVQLTEIKIKRISKFDAFKADEHIRGLEEEIGLVKSDLDNIKTYTVNYFKNLLKKFGKGKERRTVISEFENIIASKVVINNSKLYINRAEGFVGYGLKKDEFITDCSDIDDVIAITGDGKLVVTRIQEKGYVGKDILHVAIFRKDLDEQTVYNMIYQDGARGAIMMKRFTIGGVTRDKVYDLTKGAAGSKVLYLSVSTPADGPTVIIKLRPKPKLRNLESVVHFGSQLIKARGVQGNVITKFPILKVIAATAEEETKLRKKQPELFQPASKDDKSQLKMDI is encoded by the coding sequence ATGACACAAGATAAATTGCAATCCAACGGACACGGTCCCGGTGATCATCACGGTCAGGTAGCTACGATGTATGAAAGCTGGTTCCTGGAGTATGCCTCTTATGTGATACTGGAAAGGGCAGTGCCTTATCTGGACGACGGACTGAAGCCCGTTCAGCGCCGCGTGCTGCATTCTATGTGGGAACTCGAAGACGGCAGATACAATAAAGTGGCGAACGTGATCGGACATACGATGAAATATCATCCCCACGGTGATGTGAGTATCGGTGATGCCCTGGTGCAAATGGGACAGAAAGATTTGCTCATCGATACACAGGGAAACTGGGGTAATATTTATACCGGTGACAGTTCCGCTGCCGCACGTTACATCGAAGCCCGGCTAAGTAAATTTGCACTGGAAGTAGTCTTCAATCCGAAGACGAGTATCTGGCAGGCCTCCTATGACGGTAGAAATAAAGAGCCGGTCACACTTCCGGTGAAATTCCCCTTGTTGCTGGCACAGGGTGTAGAAGGAATTGCTGTTGGTTTGGCGTGTAAAATTTTGCCGCATAATTTCTGTGAACTGATTGAAGCTTCCATTGATATTATCAGAGGAAAAAAAGTAAGTATCGTTCCGGATTTTATAACAGGTGGGGTAGCCGACTTTTCAAAATACAATGAAGGATTAAGAGGAGGTCGAATACGCGTGCGTGCCGTCATTGAAAAGCTGAGTAAGAAAATGCTGGCGATCCGTGAAATCCCTTTCGGAACTACTACTTCTTCTCTCATCGATTCTATTCTCACGGCGAATGAGAAGGGAAAGATCAAAGTCAAAAAGGTAGAAGATAACACTGCCGCGAAAGTGGAGATCATCATTCACCTGCATCCGGAATCTTCGGAAGATGTCGATAAAACAATAGAAGCACTTTACGCTTTCACCGATTGCGAAGTCAGCATTTCACCCAATTCCTGCGTGATTGTTGATGGTAGTCCGAAGTTTTTATCGGTGAATGAAATTCTACGATTGTGTGCCTTGAATACACAGGAGCTCTTGCGCCGTGAATTGCAAATCAGACTGGCAGAACTCGAGGAAGGATGGCATTTTAGTTCCCTGGAGAAAATATTTATAGAGAAACGCATCTATCGCAACATCGAGGAATGTGAAACCTGGGAAGCTGTTATCGAAACCATTCATAAAGGGTTGAAGCCGTATAAGAAGCGTTTCTTCAGAGAGATTACCGATGAAGATGTGGTGCAATTGACGGAAATAAAAATCAAGCGTATTTCTAAGTTCGATGCCTTTAAAGCAGATGAACATATCCGTGGACTGGAAGAAGAAATTGGTCTGGTCAAGAGTGATCTGGATAATATCAAGACGTATACCGTTAACTATTTTAAAAATCTGCTGAAGAAGTTTGGAAAGGGCAAGGAACGCAGAACGGTCATTTCAGAATTTGAAAATATCATCGCTTCGAAAGTGGTCATCAATAATTCAAAGCTCTACATCAACCGTGCTGAGGGTTTTGTGGGCTATGGATTGAAGAAGGATGAATTTATCACCGATTGTTCGGATATTGATGACGTTATAGCCATTACCGGTGATGGAAAACTGGTGGTGACACGCATTCAGGAAAAAGGATATGTTGGAAAAGACATCCTTCATGTGGCCATCTTCAGAAAAGACCTGGATGAACAAACGGTGTACAATATGATTTATCAGGATGGAGCACGTGGTGCAATCATGATGAAGCGATTTACAATAGGCGGAGTAACGCGTGATAAAGTGTATGACCTCACCAAGGGTGCAGCAGGGAGTAAAGTGCTCTACCTTTCAGTAAGCACTCCTGCAGATGGACCTACCGTCATCATTAAACTGCGCCCGAAACCCAAATTGAGAAATCTGGAATCCGTGGTGCATTTCGGCAGCCAGCTGATAAAAGCCAGAGGCGTGCAGGGGAATGTCATCACCAAGTTCCCGATTTTGAAGGTGATCGCAGCTACTGCAGAGGAAGAAACGAAGCTCCGTAAAAAACAACCGGAATTGTTCCAGCCGGCGTCGAAAGATGATAAGTCACAATTGAAAATGGATATCTGA
- a CDS encoding RsmB/NOP family class I SAM-dependent RNA methyltransferase, with the protein MHSYIHTSLAFLREYDGSMPLHHFLRNQFRKDKKYGSRDRRWIKEICYAWFRTASLLKSLPDEKRIYWAFYLINAQRLPITDLILQSGGEEFSGRNPEEGLNEKLNQLRSAFPECSHELIFPFGNLTSALLDRETFSLALLQQPKVWIRVKSSAFQKTDAALNKAGIPYQRHKDLENAWSTDPASKLEETGIFEKGMAEIQDLSSQKTATMMDAKTGERWFDACAASGGKSLLLLDKVPGVILTVSDNRKSILENLKERFRRNGVRNYTMKLLDLTSSENDDFYKNKFDGIIADVPCSGSGTWPRSPEQMHFFTEEKLNHYVSLQEAITTRLAGMLKPGGKLIYITCSVFKSENEDRMDALIKDHGLVLSSMQFFQGSTEGADTLFCARLLKM; encoded by the coding sequence ATGCATAGTTATATACATACTTCACTCGCTTTCCTCCGGGAATATGACGGGTCAATGCCCTTACATCATTTTCTGCGGAATCAATTCAGGAAGGATAAAAAGTACGGCTCCCGCGACCGGCGTTGGATAAAGGAGATTTGTTATGCCTGGTTTCGGACAGCATCTCTATTGAAAAGTCTTCCCGATGAGAAAAGAATTTATTGGGCTTTTTACCTCATCAACGCGCAGCGGTTACCCATTACAGACCTTATCCTTCAATCCGGAGGAGAAGAATTTTCCGGCAGGAATCCTGAAGAGGGTTTGAATGAGAAATTAAATCAGCTCCGGTCAGCTTTTCCTGAATGTAGCCATGAACTTATTTTTCCCTTTGGAAATTTAACAAGTGCATTGCTCGATAGGGAGACCTTTTCTTTAGCCCTTTTACAACAACCAAAAGTATGGATTCGCGTAAAGAGCTCTGCGTTTCAAAAGACAGATGCAGCTTTGAACAAAGCCGGGATTCCCTATCAACGTCATAAGGATTTGGAAAATGCCTGGAGCACTGATCCTGCTTCAAAACTCGAAGAGACGGGTATTTTCGAGAAGGGGATGGCCGAAATACAAGACTTATCCTCTCAGAAGACAGCAACGATGATGGATGCGAAAACGGGAGAGCGTTGGTTCGATGCCTGTGCGGCTTCAGGAGGGAAGAGCCTGCTCTTGCTGGATAAAGTGCCCGGTGTGATACTCACGGTGAGCGATAACCGAAAATCGATCCTCGAGAACCTGAAAGAACGCTTCCGTAGAAATGGAGTGAGAAACTATACCATGAAATTGTTGGATCTCACCTCGTCAGAAAACGACGATTTTTATAAGAATAAATTTGATGGTATAATCGCCGATGTGCCTTGCAGCGGATCCGGAACATGGCCACGTAGTCCGGAACAGATGCATTTCTTCACTGAAGAAAAACTCAACCACTATGTTTCATTACAGGAAGCCATTACCACACGACTGGCAGGTATGCTGAAACCGGGTGGGAAATTAATTTACATCACCTGTTCTGTTTTTAAATCTGAAAACGAAGACCGGATGGATGCACTGATAAAAGATCATGGATTAGTTTTGAGTAGTATGCAATTCTTCCAAGGCTCAACAGAAGGAGCAGATACGCTGTTTTGTGCGCGACTTTTAAAAATGTAA
- the tsaD gene encoding tRNA (adenosine(37)-N6)-threonylcarbamoyltransferase complex transferase subunit TsaD, whose protein sequence is MNIKAVYILGIESSCDETSASVSRNGRILSNITAGQEIHARYGGVVPELASRAHQLHIVPVIDAALKDAGVTVDQLDAIAFTRGPGLIGSLLVGTSFAKGMALSLNIPLIEVNHMQAHVIANFTFREQQQAEIPDFPFLCLTVSGGHTQIVLVKDFLKMELIGQTQDDAAGEAFDKIAKMLELPYPGGPFIDKLAVGGNPFAYKFPHPHAPGLDFSFSGLKTAVLYFLKKERLPDPNFPGDKMADVCASVQETIVRILINKVRLAAKETGIRTIALAGGVSANSHLRKTIKETGTAENWKTYIPDFEFCTDNAGMISAFAYHKYLAKEFCSIATTPLARLPL, encoded by the coding sequence ATGAACATCAAAGCGGTTTATATTCTTGGGATTGAATCCTCGTGCGATGAAACTTCAGCGTCTGTAAGCAGGAACGGCAGAATCCTCTCTAATATTACCGCAGGACAGGAAATTCATGCCCGTTACGGAGGAGTGGTTCCGGAATTGGCTTCCCGGGCACATCAGCTGCACATCGTTCCTGTTATTGACGCAGCGTTAAAAGATGCGGGAGTTACAGTTGACCAATTGGATGCTATTGCCTTTACCAGAGGCCCCGGATTGATTGGTTCTTTACTTGTAGGAACCTCCTTTGCCAAAGGGATGGCCTTGTCCTTGAATATCCCGTTGATTGAAGTGAATCATATGCAGGCGCATGTTATTGCGAATTTTACTTTCCGGGAGCAACAGCAAGCGGAGATTCCCGATTTCCCGTTTTTATGTCTGACGGTATCCGGTGGTCATACACAAATTGTTCTCGTAAAGGACTTCCTCAAGATGGAACTCATCGGACAAACACAGGATGATGCAGCAGGCGAAGCTTTCGACAAAATCGCTAAAATGCTTGAATTACCATACCCCGGAGGACCCTTTATAGATAAGCTTGCCGTGGGCGGAAACCCCTTTGCTTATAAATTCCCGCATCCACATGCACCCGGCCTCGACTTCAGTTTTAGCGGATTAAAAACTGCTGTGCTCTATTTTTTAAAGAAAGAAAGACTTCCTGATCCGAATTTCCCCGGAGATAAAATGGCGGATGTATGCGCAAGTGTTCAGGAAACCATCGTTAGAATTCTCATCAATAAAGTCCGGTTAGCAGCCAAAGAAACCGGTATCAGAACCATCGCTCTTGCAGGTGGAGTATCTGCCAACAGTCACCTCAGGAAAACAATTAAAGAGACCGGAACAGCCGAAAATTGGAAAACCTACATACCTGATTTTGAATTCTGTACTGACAATGCGGGTATGATTTCGGCATTCGCCTATCATAAATATCTCGCGAAAGAATTCTGTTCCATTGCTACCACGCCACTGGCCCGACTACCTTTATAA